Part of the Nicotiana tabacum cultivar K326 chromosome 20, ASM71507v2, whole genome shotgun sequence genome, GATATCAGGAACCATTAAATTCAAAACTAATAATAGTGACCCAAACAGAAGGAAGAACCaagaaaaaaggaggaaaaaaagTAGCTGCAGCTACACTTTAGAGCAAGAAGACAAACATTTGCAATAcaagttttgaaagaaattgaATATTCAAAGCTGAACTCTTGATTTCAATTCAtctccacaaaaaaaaaaataaagttctcCCAATTTCATTCATCAAAACCCTAACTCGAAAATTTCCGGATCTTCTTGAATATAGACAAAATCTGTCTTTAATTTAGTttattttcatgaatttgaggtaaACCTCCATTGCTTAATGatcttaccattgatataaaaaCAATTGTATGTGGGTTGAaacaaattggaaaaaaaaaggagaaacaaCACATAAATAGCAACAAAATTCATTTTGAAGAGTAAGAAATTTACCTGCAAGTTGAAGAGATTTGAGAAGACAGTAGAAAATTTGAGTAAGCTCTGTAATTCTATTGTATACGATATattagaagagaagaaaagggaagCGTATATGTGGGAGTAGCTTAAAAACTACATGTAGTATCTAGGGAGCGCTTAAAAAGTCACGTATAGAGGTCATGTGAAATGACCTAAATGCCCTCAGACTTTGTTGAAAAGAATTGAAGCACACATGTCGAAACTGTTGCTCTTCTAATATATAGAAACTTACTATTACCACAAGAATAAGAAATAAATGAGCCTTGCATTTTCATATACTTACTTCTATGTTGACAAGAAAAATGGAAATAATGGCTCTTCCTGGGGTGGCAAAGGGGCGGGTCGGATATAAAACGGGTCGAAAACGGGTAttgaaaaaacggataaattgtGCGAcctgacccatatttaatacagatACAAAATGGGTTAATcggtggataatatggttatataTCCATATTAttcatggcttcttgaatatgattacttttgggagaattcctagttcTCAAACTTGAGGAAATCCCCAATTTGagactttacaaatgtaaaaattaaacccattagttatccattttttagggggaataatatggttcttatccatatttaacccgtttttaaaaagttcattatccaacccatttttaatgggtaatatgggtggataattgttcttttttatttaataataatgaagtgTGAGATTGAGATAAAAAAGataaggtaacgacgcgaccacaccaaatcggtcgttacataaagtggcacatttcatcgttacgtaacgacgaatttaacgatacgatacaataaaatctTAGTAACAATTAAAACTAACATCGTACTTCAAGTAACACTAagatacaatacaataggtaacaaccatccaaacaagctgttagtgCTATGCATtgctttctttttattatttctttctttactttttatttcatatttcttttatttgaatAGAAGAAATTTCAGAAAAATGAAAGTTTTACTATCTAATAGAAAAAGTTGGCTAAAAATGCAATTCATCTGAACTCAAATTCAAACTAAAATACTACAGTAAGTTTTAATTTCATCAAATATGTAGAATTATTTTTCATattcgtgtatatatatattatataagaaATTTTATCTTTTATACATATCTACTAAATTTTGCTAAAGATCATTTTTGAATTCAATGATAATTTTATAACCGTGCTTCGCACGGAAAATTTCTCGAGGGGCTAGTCCTATTTATAGAAGCGCTTAAGTTTTAGGAAAAGAAGTTAAACTACTGTAGAATTCTATGACACTTTTCATTACTAAACATAACATACATTTACATTTTAATACTTTCTTATATgaagtaaaattaaaaatttcacGGAATTCAATTTCTTCCTAACCCTACAAAATGAAAACTTACAGACTTTGACATACGCACGAATTCATGGCCTCCATTGCTTCTGATTCCCTATCCGCATTACCAGATGAAAATCTCCACAAAATCCTTCATTCTCTCAATCTCAAACAGAGAGCAATAGCATCCCTTGTTTCCACAAGTTGTCGTAACATAATAGCATCATTCGATGACCGCAAATTTGTAATAATAGATACATACTGTCGATACTACACTCGGAATCCCTGTAATATTGGATGTGATGAGAAGAGCTACCGTGTGATCAAACATGCTGCTGCGGACATCAACAATTTATTAGGTAGTGTTCCTATTTTCAAATTGTCCTCGTCAATTTTTGAGTCAAGATTATTAACCGTTCTGCACTTAAAACGTTGCAATATTAAGGAGGAATACATTGTTGAAATTAAGGAGTTGCCTCTATTGAAAGAGATATATTTTGATCACAGTAGTATATATCCCATAACTTTCTCCAAGTTTATTCACAAGTGCCCTTCAATTGTTGAGTTAACTTTGATATATTGTGAAAACCTTTTTTCAATCGTACTGCCTGATCTGAATGAACTTAAAGAGGTTCATGTGAGGGGCGCCATAATTAGGACAATTGAAATAAAAGCTCGAAATTTGCTGGAGTTTCACTTGTTGACTTCAAATCTAGTAGAAGTACAAAATTTTGATTTATGCACTTGCACTAAGCTACAAGTCCTTAAAATAGATTGTGCAGTCATTCCCATCGGATTTCCTCCAGAGATTTTCACAGCATTCTCGTGTCTTAAATCATTGTTTATTTGTTTACGTGAAAGATTGAATAAAATCAATCTTTTGAGTCATGAATTGGAGAATTTGACCTTATGTGGCATTGTTAACCTGGATGATGTTATCATTGTTACTCCCAATTTACGTTTCCTCAAGCTAATACATACACACGAAAAACTCCCAAGCTCGTTTTCAGTGGTTGGTTCAAGGCTAATGGAAGTTGAGATTGAATTTATGCGTGCTTTTACAATTTGCTTGTTTCAGTGCTTAAGAAGTTTTGCTGAAAATTTGGGTGAAAATATCACCCTGTCCATGACAACTGATGCAACCGAATCAAAGGTATGTACATAGCTAAATGATCAATTGAAACATACAATCTCCTTTCAGGTTTGATAACTCGTGTTGACTATGATTTTGCATTGTCTATGGAAGGAGGTAAGATTTCATTCAGGCAGAGGCGGATTTACTGTGAAAAATgtggttcacgtgaacccatggtCCCTCGGCTAAAATATGTATATGATGTACATAATTTGCAAAaatgtagttatatatatttgcTACACCTATGGTCAAAAAGGGTGAAGTGGTGCATTGGTTTTGCCTTCTTATTCCTAAAAGCCTAAGGGCAAGGGATCGAATCCCTACTTGgctttttggttattttatttgtttttcttaaatcttttttttttctctttctatttatttattctaaCGCAGCCTTTCATATATTCTATTAGATATATCAGTGCCCAACTTCTACACAGAGATGACAATCCACACGGTTCCCCACTTCCCAAATATCAAAATTATTCCCTAATTCCTAATCTCAATTTATCCCAAAAGCCAAAAGGTCACACGTTAAAAAGAAGAAGCAAAACCCTAGTTCCTATTTTGATTTGTTCTTGTTTCTTGTTCTAAAAGCTAAAGCTAATATTCAGAGGCGGATTTACTGTGAAAAATgtggttcacgtgaacccatggtCCCTCGGCTAAAATACGTATATGATGTACATAATTTGCAAAAAAGTAGTTATATATATTTGTTGGCACCCATGGTCAAAAAGGGTGAAGTGGTGCATTGGTTTTGCCTTCTTATTCCTAAAAGCCTAAGGGCAAGGGATCGAATCCCTGCTTGgcttttggttattttatttgtttttcttaaatctttttttttctctttctatttatttattctaaCGCAGTCTTTCATATATCCTATTAGATATATCAGTGCCCAACTTCTACACAGAGATGACAATCCACACGGTTCCCCAATTCCCAAATATCAAAATTATTCCCTAATTCCTAATCTCAATTTATCCCAAAAGCCAAAAGGTAATACGTTAAAAAGAAGAAGCAAAACCCTAGTTCCTATTTTGATTTGTTCTTGTTTCTTGTTCAAAAAGCTAAAGCTAATATTGACATCTTGTCTCCATTTACTCTCTAACTGCTTGTGCAATGCTATTTTCCAATTCCTCCAAGGTAAGGTCCAATCTTTGTCTAAACTAGTTAATAGGTTTTCTTGTAGGTTTATTCcgattttgggattttttttCCTGTAACTACTGAATGAAGGAGATTTTTTCTGATTTAGATTTATTTTGATAACTTTTCTTGAGCTAATCCTTTTTGATTGATAATTTGATATTGAATTACCAGCCCACTTCGATTGTAGTAACCGGAAATCAGACAGTTTAGCATTTGTCAAGGTGTTAGTTAACATAttcagaggcggatctagaaATTCGGGATGATGGGTGCACCATTACTTTCAAGATTAACATTTAGTTTGataatataaaattttacaatCTCAACAACTTACCGAGCAAAAAAATAATTAGTTACATTATCACAAAAACAAATATTATCAATTTGCAATTGTACGCGACGAGTTTTCATACTTTGAAAATGATCAATAATAGCATTATTACTTACAGTTGCAAATACCTTATGCTTTATATTGCAAACTAAACAACCATTCAAAAACTCTTCACTAATGCTATTACGTAGATCACTTTTTATGAGCTTCATTGAGGAGAATGCCCTTTCCACGCTTGCAGTAGCAACAAGTAGAATCAAAGTCAACTTCACAAGTAAATAAATATGACACCAAGTTTGATCCAATTTCGTCTCTGCCATCACTATAGCAAGATCCTTCATTCCCTTCAAGTTGATAAATTTGCTAAGAGGCATTCGAGCATAGACAATGAAACTATCAAGTTGAAAGCTGAGATCTCGAAGCTTGTTGTCATCAAACTCATTTGGATAATACTCGGCCAACTTCATTATTCTGTCTTTGTCATAATTAGCAAATAAATCAATCGGATTCAAACAAGCCATACCAAGGAGTAAGTCACTAGTCACTACATCAAAATGACTATTTAACTCATGAAGCTGCAAATCAATAGCTGCTTAAAATATTTCCACACTAAAGTAATGTGAATATGAAACTCCCGACCTCTTTCGTTTCGATCTTGGATAGTCTTCATCCATTTTGGGGATCATAATATCATGTTTACCACAGAACGAGTAAACTTCATTCATTAAGAACTCGAATTCACTTTCTCCATAGTCTGCAATCTTATCTTTGCAAGGTCAAGCAACCTCATAACATTGACTATGTCTTGATCTTTCTTTTGTAAAGCTTTGTTCAATTCATTTGTAAAAAGCAACATCTTGAACATCAAGTGCAATAAAAACACAAACTCAAATTCTTGAATATTACCCAAAAGATTTTTTGCTGCAAATCTATCAAGAGAAAGAAGACTATCTTGTTGCATATCATTAAGCATGTTAACAATCGAAGAAAATATAATCAAGAAATTTTCCAAGGTCTTAAAATGCGAACCCCAACGGGTATCACCCGGTCGTTGGAGCCCACGTTCTTGATTCAATCCTTGGCCGGTAAGTATTTCTCCAGACTTAAGTAATTCTTCCAACTTCTCTACTTGGTGTTGTCGAAGTATTTCCCTGCGTTTAAAAGATGCTCCAATAGTATTCAATGTGTTAGTGACAACATCAAAAAAATTAGTCACATCCGGATGCTTTTTAGAAAGAGCTGCAAGTGTTAATTGCAACTGAGGGGCAAAACAATGAACACAATAGGCAGATGGAACATCTTGTAAAATCAAAGACTTTAGACCATTTATTCTTCCTTGCATATTACTAGCTCCATCGTAACCTTGTCCACGTAGCTTGGATGAGCTTAAGGAGTGATCCAAAAgcaaatcataaattgttttccGTAATAATAGTGCAGATGTATCATTCACATGGACAATACCCAAAAAGCGCTCAATCACCTCCTCTCTTTTGTTAACATATCGTTTAACAAGGGACATTTGCTCTTTATGTGAGATGTCCTTTGATTCATCAACCAATATCCCAAAAAAGTCATCATCCAAATCTTGGATAATAGTTTTAATTGTTTCTTTAGCACAAGCATCCACAATATCCTTTTGAATTGCTGAACAAATCATCATATCATTTTTTGGAGCTTTATGTAATATTACATTTCCCACATCTAAATGCTTATCCCCATGAAATTCCAAAAGTTCAAGAAAAAGACCTTTGTATTCGGAATCTTCACTTTCATTATGACCACGAAATGACAATCCATTTCTCAAGAGAAATCTTACCACATCAACCGAGGCATTTAAACGTATCCGATGATCACTTTTTACTTTCTCACTTTGCTtgtgaaaagaagattgaatcgATTGTTCTTGATTTATCAAATCTTGCATCCTATTAAAACATTTGTGATGGATACTACTTACTTCCCCGACATGCGTTCTAAGTCTTTCCGTACCCTTGTTCCAACCCTTAAAACTATCTTTTGTAAATGCATCTCCCGCATTACCGCGACTTTCAAGTTCATTCTTAAATAAATAACAACACAAACAAAATGCAGCATCACTTTTTATGCTATATTCCAACCATTGAGAATATGGATCCTTAAACCAATCAGGATTAAATTGACGCATTTTGTTCCCAAATTTAGTTTTAGGGAAAGCATGGCCACTCGGTTGACAAACCCCTTTTTGAATATAATGTCTCCTCACTTCATCTCGGATATTAGGGGCATACTGAAGAATCGCCATTCTTTCTTTGGGATTAGGATTGGGAGATCCTAGCTCAAGAACACTAACAACATTTGAAGGAGGGGATAAGATTGTCCCTCTTTGGATTTCAGGAGCTATATTCGAACTAATAGAAGGCCGACTACTACTATTGGAACTTGATTGGCCAATGTTTGACCTGATCACAAATTTATCCATTTTGATGTTCCTACAAATTCAAATATCTcccatcatcaaaattcaaattcataaTAAAACTAAGGGAATCACACTTTTAAATTCATAATAAACAAGAGGAATCACACCCCTTCTGTATtcaagaaaataagggaatcacaCCCTTTCAAACATAATAAAATAGAGGAATCACACCCCTTTcaagttcaattaaaataaaatgaaaacttACCAGTTCTTCTGCAACTTTTGATAATTTTATCTTTGAGATCAAATGGAAATGCTTGCCCACTGCTGCGTTAAGTTCCTACATAGAAGGCTTCCATCAGTTAATTCTTGGTGACAATGAGTACATCATGCAAATCAAGCAGTCCAATCTACTGAGTCGACTATTTTAAACTACAATTCTAAGGCATTTGTTCTTTGTCCTTAGTTTATTCATGCGATGCATGTTATTCTGAGCCAGCAACGGGAAATGTTTTGGTTCCTACTCTGCTCGATGGACAAATCGTTGAATCTACATTTACTTCTTTTTGTTCAAATATGTTAACCAACACCTTGGCAAATGCTAAACTGTCTGATTTCCGGTTACTACAATCGAAGTGGGCTGGTAATTCAATATCAAATTATCAATCAAAAAGGATTAGCTCAAGAAAAGTTATCAAAATAAATCTAAATCAGAAAAAATCTCCTTCATTCAGTAGTTACAGgaaaaaaaaaatcccaaaatcgGAATAAACCTACAAGAAAACTTATTAACTAGTTTAGAAAAAGATTGGACCTTACCTTGGAGGAATTGGAAAATAGCATTGCACAAGCAGTTAGAGAGTAAATGGAGACAAGATGTCAAGATTAGCTTTAGCTTTTAGAACAAGAAACAAGAACAAATCAAAATAGGAACTAGGGTTTTGCTTATTCTTTTTAACGTATTACCTTTTGGCTTTTGGGATAAATTGAGATTAGGAATTAGGGAATAATTTTGATATTTGGGAATTGGGGAACCGTGTGGATTGTCATCTTTGTGTAGAAGTTGGGCACTGATATATCTAATAGGATATATGAAAGGTTGCGttagaataaataaatagaaagagaaaaaaaaagatttaagaaaaacaaataaaataaccaaaagcCAAGCAGGGATTCGATCCCTTGCCCTTAGGCTTTTAGGAATAAGAAGGCAAAACCAATGCACCACTTCACCCTTTTTAACCATGGGTGCCAGCAGATATATATAATTACTTTTTTGCAAATTATGTACATCATATACGTATTTTAACCGAGGGaccatgggttcacgtgaaccacATTTTTCACAGTAAATCCGCCTCTGAACATATTCGAACAAAAAGAAGTAAATGTAGATTCAAAAATTTGCCCATCGAGCAGAGTAGGAACCAAAACCTTTCCCGCTGCTTGTTCAGAATAACATGCATCGCATGAATAAACTAAGGACAAAGAACAAATGCCTTAGAATTGTAGTTTAAAATAGTCGACTCAGTAGATTGGACTGCTTGATTTGCATGATGTACTCACTGTCACCAAGAATTAACTGATGGAAGCCTTCTCTGTAGGAACTTAACGCAGCTGTGAGCAAGCATTTCCATTTGATCTCAAAGATAAAATTATCAAAAGTTGCAGAAGAACTGGTaagttttcattttattttaattgaacttgAAAGGGGTGtgattcctttattttattatgtttgaAAGGGTGTGATTCCCTTATTTTGTTGAATACAGAAGGGGTGTGATTCCTCTTGTTTATTATGAATTTAAAAGTGTGATTCCCTTAGTTTTAttatgaatttgaattttgatgatgggAGATATTTGAATTTGTAGGAACATCAAAATGGATAAATTTGTGATCAGGTCAAACATTGGCCAATCAAGTTCCAATAGTAGTAGTCGACCTTCTGTTAGTTCGAATATAGCTCCTGAAATCCAAAGAGGGACAATCTTATCCCCTCCTTCAAATGTTGATAGTGTTCTTGAGCTAGGATCTCCCAATCATGATCTCAAAGAAAGAATACTAATTCTTCAGTATGCCCCTAATATCCGAGATGAAGTGAGGAGACATTATATTCAAAAAGGGGCTTGTCAACCGAGTGGCCATGCTTTCCCTAAAACTAAATTTGGGAACAAAATGCGTCAATTTAATCCCGATTGGTTTAAGGGTCCATATTCTCAATGGTTGGAATATAGCATAAAAAGTGATGCTGCATTTTGTTTGTGTTGTTATTTATTTAAGAATGAACTTGAAAGTCGCGGTAATGCGGGAGATGCATTTACAAATGATGGTTTTAAAGGTTGAAACAAGGGTACGGAAAGACTTAGAACACATGTCGGGGAAGTA contains:
- the LOC142174336 gene encoding uncharacterized protein LOC142174336; amino-acid sequence: MNEVYSFCAIDLQLHELNSHFDVVTSDLLLGMACLNPIDLFANYDKDRIMKLAEYYPNEFDDNKLRDLSFQLDSFIVYARMPLSKFINLKGMKDLAIVMAETKLDQTWCHIYLLVKLTLILLVATASVERAFSSMKLIKSDLRNSISEEFLNGCLVCNIKHKVFATVSNNAIIDHFQSMKTRRVQLQIDNICFCDNVTNYFFAR
- the LOC107798805 gene encoding uncharacterized protein LOC107798805, whose product is MDKFVIRSNIGQSSSNSSSRPSISSNIAPEIQRGTILSPPSNVVSVLELGSPNPNPKERMAILQYAPNIRDEVRRHYIQKGVCQPSGHAFPKTKFGNKMRQFNPDWFKDPYSQWLEYSIKSDAAFCLCCYLFKNELESRGNAGDAFTKDSFKGWNKGTERLRTHVGEVSSIHHKCFNRMQDLINQEQSIQSSFHKQSEKVKSDHRIRLNASVDVVRFLLRNGLSFRGHNESEDSEYKGLFLELLEFHGDKHLDVGNVILHKAPKNDMMICSAIQKDIVDACAKETIKTIIQDLDDDFFGILVDESKDISHKEQMSLVKRYVNKREEVIERFLGIVHVNDTSALLLRKTIYDLLLDHSLSSSKLRGQGYDGASNMQGRINGLKSLILQDVPSAYCVHCFAPQLQLTLAALSKKHPDVTNFFDVVTNTLNTIGASFKRREILRQHQVEKLEELLKSGEILTGQGLNQERGLQRPGDTRWGSHFKTLENFLIIFSSIVNMLNDMQQDSLLSLDRFAAKNLLGNIQEFEFVFLLHLMFKMLLFTNELNKALQKKDQDIVNVMRLLDLAKIRLQTMEKVNSSS